Proteins from one Bradyrhizobium roseum genomic window:
- a CDS encoding YiiX/YebB-like N1pC/P60 family cysteine hydrolase yields MGVMLDTIGQLIAGYLQKEVPGYEPFTPSDPEHLRGVIEPGDVLLVEGNNRISGIIKYLTQSTWSHGALYVGPVDGACEPDGEPHVLIEANIGEGVTSAPLSKYFPYHTRICRPIGLSYEDRTTVCRYAINRIGFGYDTKNIVDLMRYLIPLPVPQRWRRRMIAFGSGDPTKIICSALIAQAFDAVRYPILPKITRAATRKARREILHIRDSSLYMPRDFDISPYFEIVKPTIVNGFDYTALHWADKQKPLREVAGELAMFPELNSPPLVPEEIDEEAALPEEVMIEEMAIEEVTCATTMVERVTVSEHYLAVEYVPVRPPERRMKPRDKATEAA; encoded by the coding sequence ATGGGCGTAATGCTCGACACCATCGGCCAGCTGATCGCGGGATATCTCCAGAAGGAAGTCCCCGGCTACGAGCCGTTCACGCCCAGCGATCCCGAGCATCTGCGCGGCGTCATCGAGCCGGGCGACGTGCTGCTGGTCGAAGGCAACAACCGCATCTCCGGCATCATCAAGTACCTGACGCAATCCACCTGGTCGCATGGCGCGCTTTACGTCGGCCCGGTCGACGGTGCCTGCGAACCCGACGGCGAGCCGCACGTCCTGATCGAGGCCAATATCGGCGAAGGCGTCACCTCGGCGCCGCTGTCGAAATATTTTCCCTATCACACCCGCATCTGCCGCCCGATCGGCCTGTCTTACGAGGACCGCACCACGGTGTGCCGCTACGCCATCAACCGGATCGGCTTCGGCTACGACACCAAGAACATCGTCGACCTGATGCGCTATTTGATCCCGCTGCCGGTGCCGCAGCGCTGGCGGCGGCGCATGATCGCGTTCGGCTCCGGCGATCCGACAAAAATCATCTGTTCGGCGCTGATCGCGCAGGCGTTCGACGCGGTGCGCTATCCGATCCTGCCAAAAATCACCAGAGCGGCCACGCGAAAAGCCCGGCGCGAAATCCTGCACATCCGCGATTCCTCGCTCTACATGCCGCGCGATTTCGACATCTCGCCCTATTTCGAAATCGTCAAGCCGACTATCGTGAACGGTTTCGACTACACCGCGCTGCACTGGGCCGACAAGCAGAAGCCGCTCCGGGAGGTAGCGGGCGAGCTCGCCATGTTTCCCGAACTCAACTCGCCGCCGCTTGTTCCTGAAGAGATTGACGAGGAAGCGGCGCTTCCTGAGGAAGTCATGATCGAAGAAATGGCAATTGAAGAAGTGACCTGCGCAACAACGATGGTCGAACGCGTCACCGTGTCGGAGCACTATCTCGCCGTCGAATACGTCCCGGTCCGCCCGCCGGAG